The genomic window ACCGCCCATTTGAGAGGCAAACAGGAAGCTCCAGAAGTTAACTCCCCTTATAACCCCCATGGCTTCACCTCCTTTTGCAAGCTTTGTGGAAATTTTACCTCTTGAGGAAATGAAGTCAAGTACTTACTTTAATGTCATATACTATCCTTTAGTATACTAAAGGAGGAGTTATGGTATGAACGGAAAGGAGTATCACTGTCCGGTTGAGCTTGTTATTGAGCTTATAAGCGGTAAATGGAAACTCCTGATACTGAGGGAGCTTATGTCTGGAACGAGGCGCTTCTCCCAGCTTCAGAAAGCTATACCCGGCATAACCCAAAAGATGCTGACAAAACAATTGAGAGAGCTTGAGGAAGCTGGTTTGGTTCACAGAAAGGTCTATCCGGAGGTTCCTCCCAGGGTTGAGTACAGTCTTACGGAACTTGGTAGCAGTCTTGAAGAGATATTTGACTCAATGCATAGATGGGGTCTCAGGTATATGGAGTACAGAATAGGGAGGCAA from Hydrogenivirga caldilitoris includes these protein-coding regions:
- a CDS encoding winged helix-turn-helix transcriptional regulator, producing MNGKEYHCPVELVIELISGKWKLLILRELMSGTRRFSQLQKAIPGITQKMLTKQLRELEEAGLVHRKVYPEVPPRVEYSLTELGSSLEEIFDSMHRWGLRYMEYRIGRQAPLKTSTDLDHLKDRS